The window GGGGACTGCCGGCATGATGATGCCGGTCGCCGTCATGCGTTGTCGAATGTGTGCCTGATCGGCACCCGTTCCAGCCGGATCCCCCGCGACACCACCCCGGTCGCGAGCGTGTGATCCCCGGGTGACGGACACCGTCGACGACGCGCACCACGTCACGAGGTCTGTCTCCCGTTCCCCCGGGTCCGCCCCGGTCCCCAGCAGGACCGCAGGGCACGACGGCATCCAGCCGTACCCGGGTCGACGCATTCGACACCGCCGCACGCGCCACACGCGCACCGGCCACATCGCCCGGAGAACCACCATGTCGCTCACCATCGCCCAGCCCCGCACCGCGCTCCGCACCGCCGCTCCGGCGCCGACCGACCTCGGGACCGTCACCCCGATCCGGCCCCGTCCCGCGACCCCGGCCACGACCGGCCAGACCGCCGTGCCGACCAGCCCGGTCGTCGCACCGCAGCGGAACCGCTCCCTGCCGGAGGGCACCGAGGCCCGTGGCTTCGCGCTGTACGTCGGGATCGACGAGGCGAAGGCGGCAGCAGCCGGCACCACGCTCGCGGCCGTCGTCGAGCAGCTGAAGGCGCTGACCGCGCAGCTCGTCCCGAACTCGGAGACGTACGCGGCCGTCGCCGTCGCCGCGGAGCAGTCCGGCGGCCGCGACGTCGACGTCGTCCGGCTGGCGTTGCAGGACCGCTCCGCCGTCGCCGCGCGCAAGCAGGCCGAGAAGCCCGAGCCGGAGGAGACCGGGGTCGTCATCGACATCTCCCGGAAGCGCGTCACCCTCGACGGTGCAGCAGCACCCCTGACGTACAAGGAGTTCGAACTCCTGCAGTTCCTGGTGCTCCGCGAGGGACAGACGGTGGACCGCTCGGCGATCATCGACGGCCTGTGGTCGGACGGCGAGGACGAGACCCCGAACGAGCGCACCATCGACGTGCACGTGCGCCGACTCCGCTCCAAGCTCGGCGCGTTCGAGGAGATCGTCCGCACCGTGCGCGGCGTCGGGTACCGGTTCGACCGGCACGCCGACGTGGCCGTCCGCTACGCCTCGACGCCGTCGCCCGACCTCTTCTGATCCTGATCGGTCGCTCTTGGTGAACTCGCAGCGAACGACCCACGGAGAGGCTAGCGCGCCGTTACCGCTTCGTTATACAGTCGGACGCGCAGACGGTGTTTGCTGTGGCACCGGCTGCGGAATGTGATTGCAGGAAACTCTTGGTGCAAGGGAGAGGGCCGGTCGCTCGGAAGAGCGGCCGGCCCTCGTGCACGTCGGGCTGGTGCATGTCGCACCCTCGTGCATGTCGAACCCGCTCCTGTCGGGGGCCGTCGGTAGTGTGGACGGACCGTCCGACCAGAGGGGAGCGCGATCGTGAGCGACTCACGCCGCAGCGAGAAGGCGACCGCCGTCGCTGCCTGGGAATCACTGTTCCGCGCCCAGGTCACCGTGATGCGGAGCCTCAACGCGGACTTCCCCGGCGGCGAGATCTCCTTCAACGAGTACGACGTCTGCTTCAACCTGTCGACGCAGCCCGGCCGGCGCTGCCGCATGCGTGACCTCACCGGTCACCTGCTCCTCACCCAGCCGAGCGTGAGCCGCCTGGTCGATCGCCTGCTCGCCCGCGGGATCGTCGAGAAGCAGCCGGATCCGTCCGACGCCCGCGGCGTCATCGTGGCGCTCACCCCGCACGGGTTCGACGTCTACCGCCAGGTGGCCGTGCAGCACGCGGCGAGCATCGCGCAGCAGGTCGGCGCCGGGCTCTCCGACGCCGAACTCCGCACCCTCACCGAGCTGTGCACGAAGCTGCGGCTCGCGGTCGGCACCGCCCCGGGTCGACGACCCGTCACGCGGACGGTCTCCGAGTCGGATCCGGCACCGGTGTGACCGGCGCACTGGTCTGGCTCCGCGACGACCTGCGACTGGCCGACAACCCCGCACTGCGCGCTGCGATCGACCACGGCGGCGACGTCACGGTGGTCTACGTCCTCGACGACGAGTCCCCCGGCATCCGTCCCGCCGGCGCCGCCAGCCGCTGGTGGCTCCACCACTCGCTCACCGCCCTCGACGGCGAACTGCGCGACCGTGACTCGCGCCTGGTGCTGCGACGGGGCGCGGCCGCCGCGGTGATCGACACCCTCGTCGCCGAGTCCGGAGCGGACGCCGTGTTCTGGAACCGTCGGTACGGTCCCGCCGAACGTGAGGTCGACGCCGGCATCAAGAGCGCGCTGCACGACCGCGGCATCGAAGCGCACAGCTTCGCGGCGAACCTGCTCTGGGAACCGTGGACCGTGCTCACGGGTCAGGGCGAACCGTACAAGGTGTTCACCCCGTTCTGGCGCGCCGCCCAGGCGATGCCCGAACCGCGGCACCCGCTCCCGAAGCCCCGGGACCTGCCCGCACCTGCCCGGGTCACGAGCGACGACCTGGACCAGTGGGACCTGCTGCCGACCCGTCCCGACTGGGCCGGCGGACTCCGCGACGCCTGGGAGCCCGGCGAGCACGGCGCCCACCAGCGGCTCGAGCACTTCGTCACCCACGCGCTCGAGGACTACGACCAGCGGGACGAACCCGCCATGGCAGCCACGAGCGACCTGTCCCCGCACCTGCGCTGGGGCGAGGTCAGCCCGTACCAGGTGTGGCACCGGTTGCACGGAGCGCTCGAGCCGGAGCAGCGCAAGAACGCCTCGGCCTTCCTGCGGCAGCTGGCGTGGCGCGAGTTCAACTGGAACGAGCACTTCCACTGCGAGGACATCACGACGGTGAACGTGCGTCGGGAGTTCGACGCGTTCCCGTGGCGGGACGCCCCGGCGGCCGAGGTCGACCGATGGCGCACCGGCACGACCGGGTTCGACCTCGTCGACGCCGGCATGCGGGAGCTGTGGCACTCCGGCGCCATGCACAACCGCGTCCGGTTGGCGACCGCGAGCTTCCTCGTCAAGAACCTGCTCGTCGACTGGCGCGTGGGCGAGCAGTGGTTCTGGGACACCCTCGTCGACGCCGACTCGGCCAACAACGCCGGGAACTGGCAGTGGGTCGCCGGTTCGGGCTTCGACGCGGCGCCGTACTTCCGCGTGTTCAACCCCGACCGGCAGCTCGAGCGGTTCGACCCGCACCGCGAGTACGTGCACCGATGGGTCCCCTCGGACGAGCTCCGGCCCGAGCCGATGGTCGACCTCAAGGCGACGCGGCAGCGCGCGCTCGACGCCTACGCAGAGATGCGTCGGTCGTGAACCCGTGGGACGCCGCCGTCGCGCAGGTCGACGCGCTCTTCCGTGACCGTGTCGACCGCGGCGTCGCACCGAGCAACGCGTGGGGTGTGTTCGACCGGACGGGCCTCGTCGCCTCCGGGGGCCACGGCGACCGGGGCGACGGGGGCGACGGGCAGCGACCCGATGCCGACAGCGTCTACCGGATCGCGTCGTGCACCAAGAGCGTCACCGCGGCGACGCTGCTGACGCTGGTCTCCGACGGCCACCTGGACCTCGACGCACCGGTCACCGCCTTCGTGCCGGCGTTCGGCGCCGTGCACCTGCCCACACCGGACTCCCCCGTGCCGACCGTACGGATGCTGCTGACCATGTCGGCCGGGTTCCCCACCGACGACCCCTGGGCGGACCGGCAGGAGTCGATCAGCGACGCCGAGCTCGACGACGTCCTGCGCGGCGGGCTGTTGTTCGACTCCGTGCCCGGCACCCGGTTCGCGTACTCAAACCTCGGCTACGCCCTGCTCGGTCGGGTCGTCGCCGTCGTCTCCGGCCGCCCGTTCACCGAGGTTGCACGCGACACGGTGCTCCGGCCGCTCGGTCTCGACCACACGGTGTTCAGCGCGGCCGAGTCACCGGGGCCGGTCGTCACCGGGTTCCGTCCGCACGACGGCGACTGGGAGCCCCTGCCGATGACCGGCCCGGGGGCGTTCTCGTCCATCGGTGGCCTGTTCTCCACCGTCCGCGACCTCGCACGCTGGGCGACGCACCTGGCATCGGCGTCGTCCGACACCCCGGAGCCCGGACCGGTCTCCCCCGCCGATCGCCGGCTCATGCAGCAGGCGATGCGGGTCGTGCCGTCGTCCGTGGTCCCCGGCTCGTCGCGCGCCACGGCGTACGGCTTCGGGCTGTTCGTCGAGCAGGACGACCGGTTCGGCGAACTCGTCTCGCACTCCGGCGGCTACCCCGGGTTCTCGGCGCACATGCGGTGGTCCGCGCAGACCGGCCTCGGTGTCGTCGCGTTCGAGAACGCCACGCAGGCGAAGGTCTCGGCCGCGGCGCAGCAGGCACACGACCTGCTCCTGGAGACCGCGCGTCCGACGGCGTCCCCGGCACTCGCCGGTGCGGGCACCGGACCCGCGCGCCGCCCCGGCGCCGACCCGACCATCCGGGCGACGCGAGGCGCGCAGTCCGCCGTGACGGGCCTCCTGGCCGACTGGCGCGACGACGTGGCGGACGCGATCTGCACGCCGAACGTGGCGATGGACGTCCCCTACGATCGCCGCCGACGCGCGATCGCCGCCGCGGTCGCCGAGGTGGGGGCGGACCTGACCGCTGCTCCCGTCGCCGAGCAGTCGTCGACGCCGTCGCACCTGCGCTGGTGGCTGCCCGGCACCTGCGGGCGCCTGCGCGTCGAGATACGGCTCGCCCCGTCGTCGACCGGCCGCGTCCAGACCCTCACCGTCGTGGCGGAGCCCGCAGAGGGCTGACCGGGCGGAGCGTGCCGGTCGTGACCGCGGCCGGCTCGAGCCCCGGTCCCGGCCGTCACACCGGCGGTCGGCCGCCGACGAACCCGAGCGCCCGGGCGGCGACCCGGGTTCCCTCGCGCGCCGCCGCTCCGACCCGCACGGGATCCGTCGCCCACGCCCGCACGAACCCCGCGGCGAACGCGTCGCCGGCACCGACCGTGTCGACGACCGTCGCCGGTGTCGCGGCGACGCGGTGCACGCTCCGACCGCGCCGCCCCACCAGCACACCGTCGGCGCCCACCGTGACCACCACCAGCGGGACGTGCTCGGTCAGTCGCCGCACCGCGTCGTCGAGGTCGGTCGACCCTGTCAGTTCGAGGGCCTCCTGCCGGCCGGGGAAGAGGACGTCGACACCGGCGAGGGCGTCGAGGAAGGCGGGAGCACCGACCGACCGGACGATGGCCGCCGAGGACGGATCGAGCGACACCCGGGCCGGTCCTGTCCGGGCGCGGGCGACCAGGGCGGCGATGCGGTCAGCGCCGCCCCCGAGCATCGCGTGCCCGGTCAGGTGCACGATGTCCGCACGTCGGGCCACGGCGTCGGGGACGTCGGCGGCCGTGAGCTTCCCGCTCGCGGCCGGGTCGGACATCGCCGTGCGGCCGCTGTCGTTGCGCACCGACACCACGACCCCGGTGGAGGTCATCGCGTCGTAGCGCAGGTGCGGTCGGACGCCGGCGTCCTCCAACGACCGTTCGTGCCGGTAGACGTCGTCGACGCCGACCCGGGCGACGAGGTCCACCTCGGCGCCGAGCCAACCGAGCCAGGCAGCGGTGTTGCCGGCGGCGCCGGTCGGGCGGTGGCGGATCACGGCTGCGGGATCGTGGACCCCGATGGCGTGCGCGGTGGTCTGCACGAGCACGCCGTCCAGGACGTCGCCGACCACCAGGAAGCGTTTTCCGGCGCCCCGACGGCGCCCCGCGACCACCCGTCCGGCACGGGTCCCCTCGGGCTGCGACACGGGCACGGAGGCCTCTTGCGGCATGGACATCTGCCTCAGTCTACGCGGAACCGAGTAATGCTCCGTTTTTGCACCCCAGGAGCCGATTCCGCACGGTGACCGCCGGACCGAGCGACCGGTAACATACTCCATGACACCGGCGGTCGATCGCGTGACCGCCGCCGCCGATCCGACGGAGATGCCATGCCCCGGAAGCCTGACCCGACGCTCAAGCCGGCGATCCTCGAGAAGGTCACCCTGCACCTGCTCGACACCAAGCTCGAGGACGTCTCGGTGCGCAGCCTCGGTCGCGTCCTGGGCACGAGCGCCTACCCGATCGTCTACCACTTCGGCTCACGCGACGCGCTCATCGACTCGGTCGTCGAGCACCTGGCCGACACGGTCTGCCACGCCGCACTCGATCCCGGCGCGGACCGCGCTGCGCTCGGCGAGTACCTCGTGACCACCTTCGGCGGGCTCGGCGATCCACACCGTGCCCTCGCCGCGCGGCTCACCTTCGAGCTCGGGTCGGTCGAGGCGCTGGACGGCCGCACCCGACACCGCGGTCTGCACCGAGACCGCGTCGCCGCGGTCACCGCGTGGTGCCTCGCGCACGGCTACGACGCCGCGGCAGCCGACCGCGCCGCACACGACGCGGTCATGGCCGCCCGCGGTGCGCAGTGGAGCACGATCGTCGACCGGGAGCGCACCGACGCCGACGCCGCACTCCGCGCCATCGCCGACCGGCTCGCCGCGGGCGCATCCGTTCCCGCGGCCTGATCCACGAACGGGAGGCACGGTGCCAGCTGGCACCGTGCCTCCCGTTCGTCCGTCGGTCGCGTCACGCGACCCGCGGTCGGTGGATCAGAGCGTCACGAACGACTGCGACTTCGCGTTGGCGAAGCGCGCCGCGACGTTCTCCCAGTCGACGATGTTCCAGACGGCCTTGACGTAGTCCGCCTTGACGTTGAGGTAGTCGAGGTAGAAGGCGTGCTCCCACATGTCGAGCAGGAAGATCGGCACGAGACCGAACGGCACGTTGGCCTGCTGGTCGAACAGCTGGAACGTGGTCAGCTTCTGGCCGACGGTGTCCCAGGCGAGGACGGCCCAGCCGGAGCCCTGGATGCCGTTCGCGACGGCGGCGAACTGCGCCTTGAAGGTGTCGAACGAGCCGAAGAACTCGTCGATCGCCGCGGCGAGCTCACCCT of the Curtobacterium sp. TC1 genome contains:
- a CDS encoding winged helix-turn-helix domain-containing protein, encoding MSLTIAQPRTALRTAAPAPTDLGTVTPIRPRPATPATTGQTAVPTSPVVAPQRNRSLPEGTEARGFALYVGIDEAKAAAAGTTLAAVVEQLKALTAQLVPNSETYAAVAVAAEQSGGRDVDVVRLALQDRSAVAARKQAEKPEPEETGVVIDISRKRVTLDGAAAPLTYKEFELLQFLVLREGQTVDRSAIIDGLWSDGEDETPNERTIDVHVRRLRSKLGAFEEIVRTVRGVGYRFDRHADVAVRYASTPSPDLF
- a CDS encoding MarR family winged helix-turn-helix transcriptional regulator, with product MSDSRRSEKATAVAAWESLFRAQVTVMRSLNADFPGGEISFNEYDVCFNLSTQPGRRCRMRDLTGHLLLTQPSVSRLVDRLLARGIVEKQPDPSDARGVIVALTPHGFDVYRQVAVQHAASIAQQVGAGLSDAELRTLTELCTKLRLAVGTAPGRRPVTRTVSESDPAPV
- a CDS encoding cryptochrome/photolyase family protein, with amino-acid sequence MTGALVWLRDDLRLADNPALRAAIDHGGDVTVVYVLDDESPGIRPAGAASRWWLHHSLTALDGELRDRDSRLVLRRGAAAAVIDTLVAESGADAVFWNRRYGPAEREVDAGIKSALHDRGIEAHSFAANLLWEPWTVLTGQGEPYKVFTPFWRAAQAMPEPRHPLPKPRDLPAPARVTSDDLDQWDLLPTRPDWAGGLRDAWEPGEHGAHQRLEHFVTHALEDYDQRDEPAMAATSDLSPHLRWGEVSPYQVWHRLHGALEPEQRKNASAFLRQLAWREFNWNEHFHCEDITTVNVRREFDAFPWRDAPAAEVDRWRTGTTGFDLVDAGMRELWHSGAMHNRVRLATASFLVKNLLVDWRVGEQWFWDTLVDADSANNAGNWQWVAGSGFDAAPYFRVFNPDRQLERFDPHREYVHRWVPSDELRPEPMVDLKATRQRALDAYAEMRRS
- a CDS encoding serine hydrolase domain-containing protein produces the protein MNPWDAAVAQVDALFRDRVDRGVAPSNAWGVFDRTGLVASGGHGDRGDGGDGQRPDADSVYRIASCTKSVTAATLLTLVSDGHLDLDAPVTAFVPAFGAVHLPTPDSPVPTVRMLLTMSAGFPTDDPWADRQESISDAELDDVLRGGLLFDSVPGTRFAYSNLGYALLGRVVAVVSGRPFTEVARDTVLRPLGLDHTVFSAAESPGPVVTGFRPHDGDWEPLPMTGPGAFSSIGGLFSTVRDLARWATHLASASSDTPEPGPVSPADRRLMQQAMRVVPSSVVPGSSRATAYGFGLFVEQDDRFGELVSHSGGYPGFSAHMRWSAQTGLGVVAFENATQAKVSAAAQQAHDLLLETARPTASPALAGAGTGPARRPGADPTIRATRGAQSAVTGLLADWRDDVADAICTPNVAMDVPYDRRRRAIAAAVAEVGADLTAAPVAEQSSTPSHLRWWLPGTCGRLRVEIRLAPSSTGRVQTLTVVAEPAEG
- a CDS encoding carbohydrate kinase family protein — translated: MSMPQEASVPVSQPEGTRAGRVVAGRRRGAGKRFLVVGDVLDGVLVQTTAHAIGVHDPAAVIRHRPTGAAGNTAAWLGWLGAEVDLVARVGVDDVYRHERSLEDAGVRPHLRYDAMTSTGVVVSVRNDSGRTAMSDPAASGKLTAADVPDAVARRADIVHLTGHAMLGGGADRIAALVARARTGPARVSLDPSSAAIVRSVGAPAFLDALAGVDVLFPGRQEALELTGSTDLDDAVRRLTEHVPLVVVTVGADGVLVGRRGRSVHRVAATPATVVDTVGAGDAFAAGFVRAWATDPVRVGAAAREGTRVAARALGFVGGRPPV
- a CDS encoding superoxide dismutase, producing the protein MAEYTLPELPYDYAALEPHISGKIMQLHHDKHHQAYVTGANTALQQLGEARESGNFGAINKLEKDLAFHLGGHVNHSIFWTNLGPDTKVPEGELAAAIDEFFGSFDTFKAQFAAVANGIQGSGWAVLAWDTVGQKLTTFQLFDQQANVPFGLVPIFLLDMWEHAFYLDYLNVKADYVKAVWNIVDWENVAARFANAKSQSFVTL